taaacttaaaaaaaattaatctgtGAGAAcgatgaataaatgaataaatatgaataaataatcaCCAGTTCATCCACCTAGAACAGTATTtccattacactgtaaaaaaaatatttagaaaaaaagttacctggttaccttaaaattttgagttcattgaaattaaaattttgagttaatacaatgagcattttttgagattcgataacctttattaaaatattatttaaagattttgtaagcacattgtgtaattgtgtgtgttttatttctgatgacgcagtgaaacatggcaaatagtgctattttcatgatttatcaatttttttatgtacttatgatacaataatattttgagtttctatttattaaacaaatttccttcattgtatcaactcaaagttttaatttcaattaactcataattttaaggcaaccaggttacttacttttttaagttaaaccaacaaaaaacaaaaaaatttttttacagtgtatagggatgcaccgataccatttTTTCAGAACCGATTTGGTCCGATATTAAAAATTCTGAGTATCggccgataccgatactaaaccgatccgataccaatgcagttttgtttaaaaaatctATGTAGAATTTCTAAACCTTTGTCTGTTGAATTGAAAATCAATCTTTTTTGAGTTAAACATAATCAACTAAATACTGActtcattataaagaaaaacagcaaataacaaaaatataaaatcacaatttatgacaataaatagcctactactatagatggtgaataaattagattagtgAATAATTCAGCAGCAAAGGTTACAAAATCAAGAATGCACAATAAgtgtataaaatctaaacatttagtggggggggggggggggaaataaAGGAAACCACAAAAGTGAATAAGTAATATATTCAAGTAATATAACAAGTATAACAGGTATATATATTTGTAGAAACAGGGCCTATATTcgaagaaattacatttattttaaatgtatagtgcatctttttaatgaggcagcaaTATATTATAGATAGGGCAGAACAAGGAAGGCTATTAATAGGGCTTTCATAGCgcaaaagtattataatatagAGAGGCTCAAAGTGCAGGATGATGCGCTTCAAGCTACAAGGAGTCACATGCTCACAGCACGCTGCGCTCTGTGCCTCCGTCCACATCGAGAAGTTCAAAGCAAGATATAGACGCGTCGTGTATCTATGCAGTATTCTTATAAGCcatttattttaacagtttaacatttcagttactgtgtgtgaagaacaatataataactagtccagtgttgtgatctaacAGACCCGGTAGACAGTAGCAtgatttacagcaataaacgccAGCAAGATAAAGTCATTTTATTAGAAACCATAGAGCGATAtctacagatcaagcataataacagaaacaataaataatcttgtaGAGAGTTTCATCGCATTGACAGTCATAACCGAACGTGACACAGTTtgaaagctgaatggagaacgACTGACAGCCACTGCGGAGGGAAGCATGCATTCACGTGAACTTAAATTTAATGACTTAaactatggaatggcttcagaaaACTTATAATATAGTGCATGAATCATTGAtgatgctttataatgtttttgagcCTTTTGTGGGGCACTGGGGCTTAACAGTAACAGAATATTATATGCACAGTATCAGATTTTGATCGGTCCTGTCTGATCAATACCGATCCTGGGGTATCGGatcagtgcatccctaatttccatgtttatttattaaatcataatattaatttttattttatttacaatagcATGTTGACAGACCTAGTACTgaacactactttttttttaaattaggtaCAGATTTCAGCATTGAAAGTCTCCCTCTTCCGAGACATGAGTTGCACCATTGGGCACTGTTTCATGAGGAGTCACCCAAGAATAACTACAAGCTTTTCCATGAGCCGCTCATTACCCTTTTCAACCACACAGCGAGCTTCAGCCGCCATGCTCATCTGCCCCTCACAACGCAACACCTGGAGGGCATccacacactcactgcacaaACACACCTGCTTCCTCTTGCCTACAAAAACCACCTGAGGAAAACCCTAGCGCCTGTGGTGTACGTCCAGTCTGACTGCGACCCGCCGTCTGATAGAGATGTTTACGTTCAAGAGCTGATGCAGCACATTCAAGTGGACTCGTACGGACAGTGTCTTCATAATAAAGACCTACCACCCCACCTAAGAGACTCAACTGCAATGGACGATCAGGATTTCTACCAGATCCTCACCCAGTACAAGTTCATCCTGGCCTTTGAGAATGCCATCTGTGAAGACTATATCACTGAGAAACTGTGGAGGCCGCTTAAGCTAGGTGTAGTGCCAGTGTACTACGGAGCACCTAACGTACACATGTGGTTGCCAGATAACAGGAGCGCAGTCGTGGTCGACCCCAAAGAGCCGCCGAAGAAGCTGGCTCAGTATTTAAAGAGACTGGACAAGAATGATTGGGAATATCTGAAATACCTTGAGTGGAAGCACAAGCGTAAAATCTCAAATGTGAATCTGGTGACAGAACTGAAGGAACGTCCGTGGGGTGTTCAGGACATCGGTCAAGATAACTTTATTGACGTCTTTGAGTGTATGGTATGCAACAGGGTCTGGGAGAATATCCACAGGCAGGAAAAGGTAATGACAATTTAGATACCAGATCTGCAAGATGTCTGTTCATCTGGAAAGCATCTGTGGTGTACAAAACATCTTTAAGATGTCAGTTTTACATATACAGttggtacggaaagtattcagacccccttaaattgTTCActatttgttatattgcagccatttgctaaaatcatttaagttaattttttctctctcattaATGTATACACAGCATCCcatattgacaaaaaaacacagaattgttgacatttttgcagatttattcaaaaagaaaaactgaaatatcacatggtcctaagtattcagaccctttgctcagtatttagtataagcacctttttgatctaatacagccatgagtatttttgggaaagatgcaacaagtttttcacacctgaatTTGGGGAttctctgccattcctcctggcagatcctctccagttctgtcaggttggatggtaaacgttgatggacagccattttcaggtctctccagagatgcttaattgggtttaagtcagggctctggctgggccattcaagaacagtcactgAGTTTTTGTGaaagctgtgtgcttagggtcattgtcttgttggaaggtgaacctttggcccagtttgaggtgttgagcactctggagaaggttttcgtccaggatatctCTGTACTTGGCCTTGTATTAATCTTTCCCTTAATTGCAACCAGTTGTCCTGTTCCTGtagctgaaaaacatccccacagcatgatgctgccaccaccatgcttcactgttgggactgtattggacaggtgatgagcggtgcctggttttctcaatcaatcaatcaatcaatcaatcaatcaatcaatcaatcaatcaatcaatcaatcaatcaatcaatcaatcaactttatttatatagcgcttttacaatcgcaattgtgtcaaagcagcttcacagtgtcacacaggacaatattgcaaaaaaattagatttggctgtacagtcattctggagaaaacagtgatgttatcaacttattttaatttattatatagcgacaatgttggcagatcagtattatagtttatagaattaattaaaacctaattcataaattgtatttgtatatttagttgaataactttgatcataattttagtgtccccaactgagcaagccaagccaaaggcgacagctccaccacacataccgcttagaattaaggcccaaaagttctatcttggtctcatcagatcaaagaatcttatttctcaccatcttggagtccctcaggtgttttttttagcaaactttcatgtgtcttgcactgaggagaggctttcATCGGGCCACTCTGTCATAAAGCCTCGACTgatggagggctgcagtgatggttgactttctacaactttctcctaTCTCCCGACTGTATCTCTGGacctcagccacagtgatctttgggttcttctttacctctcacCAAGACTCTTCTCTtctgatagctcagtttggccagacggccagctctaggaagggtccTGTTCATCCCAAACGTCAACCATTtgaggattatggaggccactgtgctcttaagAATCACAAGTGCAGCAGGTTTTGTTTGTAAccgtggccagatctgtgcattgccacaattctgtctctgagctcttcaggcagttcctttgacctcctgattctcatttgctctgacatgcactgtgaactaTAAGGTCTtttatagacaggtgtgtggctttcctaatcaagtccaatcagtataatcaaacacagctggactcaaatgaaggcgtagaaccatctcaaggatgatcagaagaaatggacagcacctgagttaaatatatgagcaccacagcaaagggtctgaataattaggatcatgtgatatttcagtttttcttttttaataaatctgcaaaatgtcaacaattctgtatttttctgtcaatattgggtgctgtgtgtacattaatgagaaaaaaacaaacttaAATGATTTAAGAAAATTGCTGCAATATAAAAGATTTACAAATTTaaaggggtctgaatactttccgtacctaCTGTATTCTAAATCATAAACATCTTAAAGCCATTTTCTAAATGTCTATTTAACGTCTGACAGGAAACGTCCAAgagacactgtaaaaaacatgcCTTCCAGATGTAAACGCGCACATCAAATAGACATCTCTGAGATGCACATGAGATGTATCCCTGACAGGATATGTACAGTTGGAATGTCCGCCTCATTCACCTGTGCTTTTCTCACATCATTTACAAGTTGAGCTGATTTTGAAAGACTTAATTAAACAAAACGTTTTGTCTCTTTTACTATGTCAATGACAGAAGCTGCCATCTAAAGTCTGGCGGGCTGAAGAAAGCCACCTCAAGTGCCCATCTCCAAAACTGTTTGATTTTGCCGTGACCTCAAGCTCGTCTCTTCGGCATATGTGGAGAGTCAGTTATGAGCAGTCCAAGAGAGAAGCCAGAGCGCTCGGACTGATGCTCCTCAGGAACAGAAACTTCACTGTGACGCAGTTCTGGAGAGAAGTCTTCCGAGAGGAAACATAACTGAACTGTAGTCATCATGTTTATGTGGATGGTGAACCTGTGGGCTGCATTTCAGGAGGAGAAAGGAACTTTAAGGTAATGTGTAATTCATAGGTCTGTTTTCATGTTATGTGGAAAGTTAAGCAATTTCATTTGTAACATTATCTTTATCACAGATAATCTTTATGTGGACATGACGTTGAAATTCAAGCATGTTGCTGTTCGTCTGCGTCATTACGTAATGTCTATAGACATAAAGGAGGAGTCCAGCAAGTAGTGGTATCTCATAtacatttatagccttttctcacagcagctggaataattcAATGTATCATTTTGATGGTGGATCATAGTCCAGAAAGTTCCAAATGACAATCATCactgacaactggagattcactccaagtcaaaagcaaaagattagacTACAGAAATTGAAATCTACAGGTAACACTAATACATACTAGACACATAGTCACGCAATAGGatgttgttaacattaacaatttgagaACAAATTGTAACAATAATAATCATTTGCACGGTTTGATGTGATATGAGCCACGCGATCGTTAGATTTGGCAGGATTGGACACCTATCACCTCACACTGGGAGCTGTAATaaaaatctgtaatctgtaataaaaaacataaaagatGTGTgtcattgtgtttttgtttatgGACTGTGACATTCATAGATTTATTCATAGATTCTGGTTGAAGTTCTGCAACAATTacgttttttgtgtgtttcctGAGCATCTCACTTGTGTTCACATGAGATTATTGCAGAAGGTGGAACAGGTCTCGTGTGTTTTCATCTGCCTGTGTTGTCAGTGTTTATTGTTAAATACTTAAGGCAGTAGATGTTGCCtaatattcattaaacaaattaCAACTTTACACATTCTAGTATGATTATGAATTTTGTATAAAAAGGCTTCTCGAaaaataaaatccccttttttATTGCCGTGTAGTCTAGTTAGAATTGCTTCCTCTTCACTTTTTTTGACACTAGATGGAGACAAACATCCACAATGTATGAACATAGGAGCCATTACAGACAGTATTTTGTGTCTATGTAGACAAATAGCGATGTAATGGTGAGTGGCATGTTGATCATAttctatattttatatatattctgtattttatatatatatattttagatcaTATTACATGCTGCTCAATGTACTACTGTTTATTTTTGTACCTGAGAGGTTGTCAAACTAGAATAAGCTTTTGGCATTTAGCTTACTGAGAAGTAATGTTTACAATTAGTTATTCAGAGGTTGTTTTAATCATAATCTCATGTATTACGGGGTATGGGGGTATATAATTGCAACCATGAATATATATAATCATGGCTGCCGAGGTATGGACAAGCCCTGAAGGTATGTCTACATGAATGGCCGAATCAGGGTTTCCCAACAGAATATTCGACCAGAGTGTCACACTCCTTCCACTGGCTCGTCATCCCCACAGGGCATCCTGGTGCCGTCACTGACCCGTTCCGACGCTTGTTTGCCCATTGTTGGCTCTtttggcggtggacagggggTCATTATAGGCACTCTTATTTGTTATGCGGCTATACATACACAGCGGTGTAGTGACCCTTTCCTCCCATAATATCATAAATATTTTGTGACTTGTACCACAGTAGACCTGTTTGCTTGGACCAGACGGGATAGCCCTTGTGAATCGATGAGCCTTGGGCGGCCAGCATCCTGTCGCTGGTTTGTGGTTTGTCCCTCCTTGGACCACTGTTGGTAAATTCTCACCACTGCTGACTGAGAACAACACAAGCCCTGCCGTTTCAAAGATACCCTGACCCAGTCGCCTTGCCATTACAAGTTGGCCCTTGTCAAAGTTGCTCAGATCTTTATTCTTGACCATTTCTCCTGTATCCAGACCTTAATATGTGGCCATGAGATGATCAATGATATTCGCTTCACCTATGACTGATTATAATGTTTTGGCTCATTTGATACTGAAGTTGATTCTACAGTAGGTTTAAAATGAAATCTATGTACAATAAGTGTGGTTGAAATCCATGTAAATTTCTTTTAATCTGCTACAAAACTTAGgaattcaaatgttttaataatgagTTAAAACTTCAACAGCAACAAGGCATTGCTTCACATTTACCAGTCTATCAAATTATTTTGATAGTCTCTAGTGTGACATTTCAGACAAAAATACTCTAGATACATAAAACTTGCTGGAATTACAGATAAGTTTCAAGTGAGTACTTATCTCTGCTGCAGAGCTGAACAATGTAGACAGTATGAATCATTGcattcttttctttggttaagTCCAGAAATCATCATTCTGGAACAGCACATTTAGTACTGTTGGCAAGTTCTGTTGTCTTACATGTAATACAGAGATACATTTCTGATAAGTTGCTAGCCAACTGAAAGGAATGTTAAAATGATGCAAAGATAGCAATGACTGACAGTGGGAAGCATTTGAGATGTTGCAGTAGTGCGTATCAGTCTGGAGATTAGCATGTTCAGATAGGATGAATGGCAGGCTGTTTTATGAAAAGAAGCTCTGATAAGTGTCACGTTTAACAAGATCTGTGACTCAATGGCCGGGGTAAGCCAGAATACTTGGTCACAAGTTTTTGGATCTGGCTGTTTCCCCACATCAGGATCATTAACTAGCTAGCCTAACCAGAAAGACATCCTTGCTCAGCTGGCTTCAGCAGAATGActattttttcataaaaaatcaTGCTGGTCAATGCAGGTCTTTACTGCAAAGTCATGGTGGTGCCTTCACCAGCTATCAAATTTTAACTGCAAGTTAAAAAGTCTGGAAACAACAAACAATACTAAGTCGAAGTATCTTCATAATTGACAGGAGGAAGttaaaggaaagaaagaaaaacagaagAGATTTCTCTAGCTGTGGTACAGTCTCTTGAGAAGGGGTAAACAGCAGACCAACAGATGCCTATCAGTAAAACAGAAAGTACAACTGTAATGTCTATATTTGAGATAATTGCAGATCAAAAGGACTCTTCATTAGTCCTTCCAAGCTGTTCTTCCTCAGTGGAAACACACAGATAAACCTCACTACTTTGTCCAGCAAGGCTGGTCCTCTAGCACAGATGCTCTGAGAACACATGCTGCTGATGATAACGGTTGTGAGAGAAACAGCCTGTTTAACCACTGTTATCACAAAGACACACCCTCATGCAGGTTCGTTCATGGTAAGCAAAGCAGACGAACAGAAAACAACACTCATGCTTGCAAAATGCTAAACTTCAGATGGATAGGTAAAGCAGCAGcagaaacaagcaaaaatattatGGACATTAAAAAACTAGATTTTCTTAGccttttgttcaaaatgtttttttttttttttttaaacgcaccCTCATTCAACATACATCGATCagtcataacattatgaccactgacaggtgaagtgaataacactgattatctcttcatcacggtaACTGTTggatgggatatattaggcagcaagtgaacattttgtcctcaaagttgtgTGTTAGAGGCAGATAAAATGGGCAatcataaggatttgagcaagtttgaccaGGGCCAAAtggtgatggctagacgactgggtcagagtatctccaaaactgcagctcttgtggggtgttcccagtctgcagtggtcagtatccagcaaaagtggtccaaggaagaaacagtggtgaaccagtgACAGGTGAAGGTGGTCGtattgttatgcctgatcagtgtatattgcatattgcaacaaaatatcCTGGGGGCCatgaaagttttgtgaaaattataaaaaaaaatactggcaGTGGCTGgcaatttaaaaaagaaaagaagaagaaaagaaggCTGGGGGAGAGTTAAATACTTTGGTTCAGTGTTCACCGTAAGCAAGTCTCCCCCAGCTCCACCCGTATAGATCTAGTATGGGTAATATAATGTGTTATTTATGCAGCAGCAGCATGTTTTGCACGTATTGtatgtatttacatttacagtagCAAGTCTCAGTATTACAGCAGCACCTGTGTGGTACAAAACCAAGTAGGCTCCAAGAAGAAATTGCTTTATTATGTTTTGCTATGGACCAGTCACATGCCAGAGACAACATGTgctaggattttttttttttaccaccacgGTGGTAAGGGCTGTGTAGGTAAACGTGACAACCACATCACCGAGTAGAACTGAGTAGTAGAACCTTTTTGTATGTGAATGCtgctttacataaatattttcaCATGAGTTAAtgggatagttaacccaaaaattttatgtttatctgcttacaaTGCTCGTAtaatgtcaatggggtgtatttgaGAGCCTAGCCtcacgtggtcatactcaattctagtatggggcgtgtttcaattgaaccaggaaagaatagcctgacaagccagaccaacatcaagatgtttggtctggaaactcaccattgatagctcaatccgaggggcgggataaatggttgtctttcaaactccctctgcaaacaataggatagagctacaaccaaccagagcaatgaaggtgaagcggagcacattgacagattaaactttcgccgtgtccggtcagcaaaactccaaacacatcttcccttcttaagaatgacgtcAGTGcggttctttgttcttttctcagagaaaagcttactttaagtcttccagagtcgcggtcaaagctgattcgaaaggccgccgttcgccagcttctgtgtttagtAGTAGCATGCAAGCATGCAACTCGGCTGTCACTATGTTAAGACccacccactgactctatacacaatggccctcatttatcaatcttgcgtagaaacgggcgtatatgttggcgtaagattatgcttacactcctctcaccgcctgatttatgaagctgtgcgcacctctgcaatccaggtgtacgcaatacctgcccctGATAAATGCCGcagctgaaaacgatcgtcattagaataacacgcccctatatattcaagtctccgcctctcccacgccctcattttacgccatggacacacggaagacggcaaagaagcgaaacttctccgacgtggagatcgggcgcgttcaatcatctcactagaccactagtcagggcatgtgattaggacataagtcaatgggctgactccctgatcagtgctctgactactgaactagtgagatgattgttgaagcccatcgagaccatcaccagggaagtgggaaaaaaccgaaattgttttatttgggagtttaaagagtggaattaaaggcacctacaaaaacaaaatatggacacaaataacgagtactgttaatagtgtggagattgagaagcgcactccagcagtttaaatagcctagctgtttggatgataaattaccatcactgcattattttacagcacgttttgaaacaattagcatttaatttcgtatcacggcacatgtattggggtgtacaatagtgatgatgatgtgatgtggagtaagattcattcacattaataattaggCTACATGacgatttgtaagattcttcttattattatgcttattattcttaatgacgcttgttatttagaagaagaatgtcgtttttattgattttattattatttaaaagaagaaggtcatttttattattttgtcagtctgaattattttagtcccagtccgtgcgcagctgccgggccaggcgggcatgaacc
The window above is part of the Pseudorasbora parva isolate DD20220531a chromosome 23, ASM2467924v1, whole genome shotgun sequence genome. Proteins encoded here:
- the fut10 gene encoding alpha-(1,3)-fucosyltransferase 10 isoform X1 codes for the protein MWRISVKKLCAFCLCACAFVFVIMTFQVIVQLGRFEQDAHGQQVTRATEIPVIVWWSPLTGELGRLGHCGRNRCFFTVNKSYHSHPQTKAFLFYGTDFSIESLPLPRHELHHWALFHEESPKNNYKLFHEPLITLFNHTASFSRHAHLPLTTQHLEGIHTLTAQTHLLPLAYKNHLRKTLAPVVYVQSDCDPPSDRDVYVQELMQHIQVDSYGQCLHNKDLPPHLRDSTAMDDQDFYQILTQYKFILAFENAICEDYITEKLWRPLKLGVVPVYYGAPNVHMWLPDNRSAVVVDPKEPPKKLAQYLKRLDKNDWEYLKYLEWKHKRKISNVNLVTELKERPWGVQDIGQDNFIDVFECMVCNRVWENIHRQEKKLPSKVWRAEESHLKCPSPKLFDFAVTSSSSLRHMWRVSYEQSKREARALGLMLLRNRNFTVTQFWREVFREET
- the fut10 gene encoding alpha-(1,3)-fucosyltransferase 10 isoform X2, with the translated sequence MVIVQLGRFEQDAHGQQVTRATEIPVIVWWSPLTGELGRLGHCGRNRCFFTVNKSYHSHPQTKAFLFYGTDFSIESLPLPRHELHHWALFHEESPKNNYKLFHEPLITLFNHTASFSRHAHLPLTTQHLEGIHTLTAQTHLLPLAYKNHLRKTLAPVVYVQSDCDPPSDRDVYVQELMQHIQVDSYGQCLHNKDLPPHLRDSTAMDDQDFYQILTQYKFILAFENAICEDYITEKLWRPLKLGVVPVYYGAPNVHMWLPDNRSAVVVDPKEPPKKLAQYLKRLDKNDWEYLKYLEWKHKRKISNVNLVTELKERPWGVQDIGQDNFIDVFECMVCNRVWENIHRQEKKLPSKVWRAEESHLKCPSPKLFDFAVTSSSSLRHMWRVSYEQSKREARALGLMLLRNRNFTVTQFWREVFREET